A window of Ruminococcus champanellensis 18P13 = JCM 17042 contains these coding sequences:
- a CDS encoding alpha/beta hydrolase, with translation MSIQTIPLTVPYEKAGLDVAGLHPTLTAVTLDYSKEIGQKQHSAVILCPGGGYEFCSDREAEPVAMRLAGYGIQAFVLRYSVVHKPFPTALLELAAAVSYVRSHAEEYDIHPDRIAVCGFSAGGHLAASLGVFWSSNLITGVFGDPASCRPNGLILSYPVITAGQYQHAGSIDNIIGEKASPEQRQLVSLETQITPDVPPTFLWHCADDGLVPVQNSLLFLEGLSLAGVSYEAHIYPSGGHGLALADQTTAMGTWHLNPDCAEWFDLAVRWINRTLGTPRLADA, from the coding sequence ATGTCTATTCAAACCATCCCTCTCACCGTCCCCTATGAAAAAGCGGGACTGGATGTGGCAGGACTGCATCCCACCCTCACCGCCGTGACCCTGGACTACAGCAAGGAGATTGGTCAGAAGCAGCACAGCGCCGTGATTCTCTGTCCAGGCGGCGGCTATGAATTCTGCTCCGACCGGGAAGCAGAGCCGGTTGCCATGCGGCTTGCAGGCTACGGCATCCAGGCATTCGTCCTGCGGTACAGCGTGGTGCATAAGCCATTTCCTACCGCCCTGCTGGAGCTTGCAGCAGCCGTCAGCTATGTGCGCAGCCATGCAGAGGAGTACGACATCCACCCGGATCGGATCGCTGTCTGCGGCTTTTCCGCCGGAGGGCATCTTGCCGCAAGCCTGGGTGTGTTCTGGAGCAGCAACCTGATCACCGGCGTATTCGGAGATCCGGCAAGCTGTCGTCCCAACGGGCTGATCCTGTCCTATCCGGTGATCACCGCCGGGCAGTATCAGCACGCAGGCTCTATTGACAACATCATCGGAGAAAAAGCCTCCCCGGAGCAGCGGCAGCTGGTATCCCTGGAAACCCAGATCACCCCGGATGTTCCCCCCACCTTCCTGTGGCACTGTGCGGACGACGGACTGGTTCCCGTGCAGAACAGCCTGCTGTTCCTGGAGGGGCTGAGCCTGGCAGGGGTATCCTACGAAGCTCACATTTACCCCAGCGGCGGTCACGGGCTTGCCCTGGCGGATCAGACCACTGCCATGGGCACCTGGCATCTGAACCCGGACTGTGCTGAATGGTTTGACCTGGCGGTCAGATGGATCAACCGGACACTGGGTACGCCCAGGCTGGCGGACGCATGA
- a CDS encoding cysteine-rich KTR domain-containing protein produces MRNEHWILCPTCGSKTRDKIREDTVLKNFPLYCPKCKQESLIEVENLNIVVIKEPDA; encoded by the coding sequence ATGAGAAATGAGCATTGGATTTTATGCCCAACCTGCGGTAGTAAAACGCGTGACAAAATCAGAGAGGACACAGTATTAAAGAATTTTCCTCTCTACTGTCCGAAATGCAAGCAGGAAAGTTTGATCGAAGTTGAAAATTTGAATATAGTTGTCATCAAAGAGCCGGACGCATAG
- a CDS encoding ABC transporter ATP-binding protein translates to MPILNVCNLCKTYQAGEAEVKALDNVSFTVEKGEFVSIIGPSGSGKSTLLHILAGIDRPTSGKVYVDGEDIYAKSEKELAYYRRRKAGLIYQFYNLVPTLTVEENITLPCRLDKKKTDKETLDRLLDTLGMKERRSHLPSQLSGGQQQRCAIGRVLFTNPALMLADEPTGNLDSKSAAEVMELLGSANKQYGQTLIMITHNLELAKLADRMLIIKDGKLSEG, encoded by the coding sequence ATGCCGATACTGAATGTTTGTAATCTATGCAAAACATATCAAGCGGGAGAGGCAGAGGTTAAAGCACTTGACAATGTATCTTTTACCGTAGAAAAAGGCGAATTTGTTTCTATCATCGGTCCGTCGGGATCGGGAAAATCGACCTTGTTACATATCCTTGCCGGTATTGACCGCCCCACCTCCGGCAAGGTGTATGTAGATGGTGAGGATATATATGCCAAGAGCGAAAAGGAGCTTGCCTATTATCGCAGACGAAAGGCGGGCTTAATCTATCAGTTTTATAATCTCGTTCCCACTTTGACGGTTGAGGAAAACATAACGCTCCCTTGCCGCCTTGATAAAAAGAAAACCGACAAAGAAACGCTTGACCGATTGCTGGATACGCTTGGAATGAAAGAGCGAAGAAGTCATCTGCCGAGCCAGCTTTCAGGCGGTCAGCAACAACGCTGTGCCATAGGCAGAGTTTTATTTACAAATCCTGCGCTTATGCTTGCCGACGAACCGACAGGAAATCTTGACAGCAAAAGTGCAGCAGAGGTAATGGAGCTTCTGGGGAGTGCAAATAAACAATACGGTCAAACGCTCATTATGATTACGCACAATTTGGAGCTTGCAAAGTTGGCAGACCGTATGCTTATCATCAAGGACGGTAAGCTCTCGGAGGGATAA
- a CDS encoding ABC transporter permease, producing the protein MGVCIKLATRSLRKNKGRTLITLMGIVLSVLMVCTIFTLLNSMLDSAIDSIIEKDGNWHIAVYNTTAEQIADLEAAEGVLSTQMISIDENDVFRITLKNPDEVYEFASRYLSETTEYSYHTELLSYLGISQSESIKSLIMGIAAALLLIIAVGAISLIYNAFAISVSERTKELGLLSSIGATQKDIRTIVYSEALLLGTVAIPIGIVLGLLTSWALLDIFGAYMGKVLYVNIGMRLHINGWLLMMTAIFGYLLVLLSAGVPARAASKISIIGNLKGEKGVMKVKCSNFTSSAENLLAKRTIKREKKAFRAITFSLAISIFLFVSANAFSLYMLSFVEAERKNIGYDLRMNYSMEFGTKEFDELYSFVKSQDGIDEVGWFAESPSHFHSVLLDSEWITDSYRGSDWATLKESSELYKAPFYIFIISNERYSEFLSQNGLKNDNSVYASAFYDEIDEDSKSTSFPILKDGSYHADVRYMSEAASERLSQDINANPNDRFDYENYYDTFFSVNFTVGNYDFPLEFRPNYGGISILIPESRMPEFNAEITSKEIMIQSPNYANIQKNTTDYLTSVGLAEDVSIFSSAESYESQRNFAAMIKLFSTSFLILLTVISCANVFNVITTSLNMRKREFAVLRSVGMTVNKLFAMLCIENLRNGLLAILIGGISSLPLCYLIYKSIVVGAVIDFVFPLGAFVISSLAMFLIMFLTSLYGLWKIKNGDIIADVRNDFV; encoded by the coding sequence ATGGGTGTTTGTATTAAACTTGCAACAAGGAGCTTGCGGAAAAATAAAGGGCGAACGCTGATAACACTTATGGGAATTGTATTGTCCGTCCTCATGGTGTGTACGATTTTTACGCTGTTAAATTCTATGCTCGATTCTGCGATAGATTCCATTATCGAAAAGGACGGAAATTGGCATATTGCCGTGTATAACACCACCGCAGAACAAATAGCAGACCTTGAAGCGGCAGAGGGCGTTTTATCCACCCAAATGATCTCCATTGACGAAAATGATGTATTCCGCATTACACTTAAAAATCCAGACGAGGTGTACGAATTTGCAAGCCGATATTTAAGTGAAACAACAGAATATTCGTATCACACGGAATTGCTTTCCTATCTCGGGATTTCACAAAGCGAGAGTATTAAGAGCCTAATAATGGGGATTGCCGCCGCTTTGCTTCTTATCATCGCTGTGGGTGCAATTTCTTTGATATACAATGCCTTTGCTATATCCGTTTCCGAAAGGACGAAAGAACTCGGACTTTTATCCTCGATTGGTGCAACCCAAAAAGATATTCGCACGATTGTATATTCCGAAGCTCTTTTACTTGGGACGGTTGCGATACCGATCGGTATAGTCCTCGGTCTTTTGACTTCTTGGGCGTTGCTTGATATTTTCGGAGCATATATGGGGAAAGTACTCTATGTGAACATTGGTATGCGGCTGCATATAAACGGATGGCTGCTTATGATGACAGCAATTTTCGGTTATCTGTTGGTGTTACTATCCGCCGGTGTTCCTGCTCGCGCTGCTTCTAAAATTTCGATAATAGGCAATCTGAAAGGTGAAAAAGGCGTGATGAAAGTAAAGTGCAGTAACTTTACTTCTTCTGCTGAAAATTTGCTTGCAAAGCGTACTATAAAACGAGAAAAGAAAGCGTTTCGTGCAATAACATTTTCGCTTGCAATCAGTATCTTTCTTTTTGTGTCTGCAAATGCGTTCAGCCTGTATATGCTCTCATTTGTAGAAGCAGAACGGAAGAACATAGGCTACGATCTGCGTATGAACTATTCTATGGAGTTTGGCACGAAAGAATTTGATGAGCTATACAGCTTTGTAAAATCGCAGGACGGCATTGATGAAGTCGGTTGGTTTGCGGAAAGTCCCTCACATTTCCATAGTGTTTTACTTGATTCGGAATGGATAACTGACAGCTACCGAGGCTCGGATTGGGCTACACTTAAAGAAAGCTCCGAATTATATAAAGCTCCGTTTTATATATTCATTATTTCAAATGAACGCTATTCCGAGTTCCTTTCGCAAAATGGACTTAAAAATGATAATTCCGTTTATGCGAGTGCCTTTTATGATGAAATCGACGAGGATAGTAAAAGCACGAGTTTTCCTATCTTGAAAGACGGAAGCTATCACGCCGATGTGCGTTATATGAGTGAAGCAGCGAGTGAACGGCTCAGCCAAGATATTAACGCAAATCCAAATGACCGCTTTGATTATGAGAATTATTACGATACCTTTTTCAGCGTTAATTTTACGGTTGGCAACTATGACTTTCCGCTTGAATTCAGACCGAATTACGGAGGCATCAGTATTTTGATTCCCGAAAGCCGTATGCCTGAGTTTAATGCAGAAATCACAAGCAAGGAAATAATGATACAATCCCCAAACTATGCGAACATTCAAAAAAACACAACGGATTATTTAACGAGCGTTGGTCTTGCCGAAGATGTGTCAATATTCAGTTCTGCTGAAAGCTATGAATCGCAGAGAAACTTTGCCGCAATGATAAAGCTGTTTTCAACTTCCTTTTTAATTCTCTTGACCGTAATATCCTGTGCAAATGTTTTCAATGTCATAACTACGAGCCTCAATATGCGTAAGCGTGAATTTGCGGTATTGCGTTCGGTAGGAATGACGGTAAATAAGCTGTTTGCTATGCTCTGCATCGAAAACCTGCGGAATGGTTTGCTTGCGATCTTAATCGGCGGCATTTCTTCTTTGCCGTTATGCTATCTGATATATAAAAGCATTGTAGTCGGTGCGGTAATTGATTTTGTATTTCCGCTTGGAGCATTTGTAATATCTTCATTGGCTATGTTCCTTATTATGTTTCTTACATCGCTATATGGGCTATGGAAAATCAAAAATGGAGATATTATTGCGGATGTCAGAAATGATTTTGTGTGA
- a CDS encoding phosphoadenosine phosphosulfate reductase family protein, with protein sequence MKPKKYVVSLSGGKDSTAMLLRLLEEQRPVDLIIFCDTGLEFPQMYEHLNRLEAYIGRPIIRLKAEHDFEYYFYDYTPKRKNPALSKYRGMSWAGPRNRWCTGILKTRVIDAYLRDLKEQYEIMEYVGIAADETQRIKTACYPLVEWGMSEKDCLDYCYARGFDWGGLYRIFSRVFCWCCPLQSLEELRKLYRNFPDLWRQLEEWDKTTCRTFIKNYSVCQLAARFDFEAEWQVAGGNIRSRAFHAALRKELSRLGSEVTLCRTSKQRMLSKEQ encoded by the coding sequence ATGAAACCTAAAAAATATGTTGTTTCGCTTTCTGGCGGCAAGGATTCGACGGCTATGCTTTTGCGGCTATTGGAAGAACAGCGCCCGGTTGATCTGATTATCTTCTGTGATACCGGGCTTGAATTCCCGCAGATGTATGAACACCTGAACCGTTTGGAGGCATATATCGGCAGACCGATTATCCGTCTGAAAGCAGAACACGATTTTGAATACTACTTTTACGATTACACCCCAAAAAGAAAAAATCCTGCTCTTTCAAAATACCGGGGAATGAGTTGGGCAGGCCCCCGCAACCGCTGGTGTACGGGTATTCTCAAAACCCGTGTCATTGACGCTTATCTCCGTGATCTGAAAGAACAGTATGAAATTATGGAGTATGTGGGTATTGCCGCAGACGAAACCCAACGCATAAAAACTGCCTGCTATCCTCTTGTGGAATGGGGTATGTCCGAAAAGGATTGCCTTGATTATTGCTATGCAAGAGGTTTTGATTGGGGCGGTTTATATCGTATTTTCAGCCGTGTTTTCTGTTGGTGCTGTCCGCTCCAAAGTTTAGAAGAACTGCGGAAGCTGTATCGGAATTTCCCGGATTTATGGCGGCAGCTTGAAGAATGGGACAAAACCACTTGTAGGACTTTTATCAAAAATTATTCTGTCTGTCAGCTTGCCGCCCGGTTTGACTTTGAGGCTGAATGGCAGGTCGCAGGCGGCAATATCAGAAGCAGAGCGTTTCACGCTGCTTTACGGAAAGAATTATCCCGGCTCGGATCGGAGGTGACGCTATGCCGGACATCAAAACAAAGAATGTTGTCAAAGGAACAGTAA
- a CDS encoding CHAP domain-containing protein, giving the protein MPDIKTKNVVKGTVKTIDKSAVAAERMKDAYIRTKDKAEHGVYSAEGSAEEYAADRISGCADTVTREAVRQFDKQGRRGVQSTKNNISKAKEHFRQRQAQKSIKTLERGEKTIKQTAKSTGKSTIKTAKGSVKTAQKTVKTAEQTARTAIKTSEQAAKVAQKTAQASAKAARTAALAAKATAKATVATIKAAAKATVAAVKAIIAGTKALISAIAAGGWVAVVIIIVVCLIALIVGSCFGIFFSGEDSGSSMTMQSVVQEINTDYQTQLDTTKTNISYDVLEMSGSRAVWPEVLAVYAVKTTTDPNNPQDVATMDASKKAILKDIFWQMNTISSRTETKTEEIITETDDGHGNIVETKTTVTRTYLYISVAHKTAGEMADKFGFNADQRKQLAELLAEENRSMWSAVLYGIYTEDGQIVSVALSQIGNVGGQPYWSWYGFDSRVEWCACFVSWAANECGYIDSGIIPKFAGCTNGVQWFKDRGQWIDNSATPSPGMIIFFDWNNKGSSGPQDGLSDHVGIVERVEDGIIYTIEGNSGDSCRENHYAVGHYEFLGYGVPAY; this is encoded by the coding sequence ATGCCGGACATCAAAACAAAGAATGTTGTCAAAGGAACAGTAAAAACGATTGATAAATCGGCGGTTGCCGCAGAGCGGATGAAAGATGCCTATATCCGCACAAAGGACAAAGCGGAGCACGGCGTTTATTCTGCAGAGGGTTCAGCCGAAGAATATGCCGCAGACCGTATTTCCGGCTGTGCTGATACCGTCACCCGTGAGGCTGTTCGGCAGTTTGACAAACAAGGCCGCCGTGGGGTTCAATCTACCAAAAACAATATCTCCAAAGCAAAAGAGCATTTTCGGCAGCGGCAGGCTCAAAAATCCATTAAGACGCTGGAGCGTGGCGAAAAAACGATCAAGCAGACGGCAAAATCCACGGGTAAATCTACAATTAAAACGGCAAAGGGTTCAGTTAAGACCGCACAGAAAACGGTTAAGACTGCCGAACAGACCGCCCGAACTGCGATTAAAACGAGTGAACAGGCAGCGAAAGTCGCTCAAAAAACCGCACAGGCTTCGGCTAAAGCGGCAAGGACGGCAGCACTGGCGGCGAAAGCCACCGCCAAAGCGACCGTTGCCACGATAAAGGCGGCAGCCAAAGCCACGGTTGCGGCGGTCAAGGCGATTATAGCCGGAACAAAGGCCTTGATTTCCGCTATCGCCGCCGGCGGTTGGGTTGCCGTTGTGATTATCATTGTGGTATGCCTGATTGCTTTGATTGTCGGCTCGTGTTTCGGTATCTTTTTTTCGGGCGAGGATTCGGGAAGCAGTATGACAATGCAAAGCGTGGTACAGGAAATCAACACCGATTACCAAACGCAGCTTGACACCACCAAAACGAATATCTCCTATGATGTTTTGGAAATGTCCGGCTCCCGTGCCGTCTGGCCGGAGGTTTTGGCTGTTTATGCGGTTAAGACTACTACCGATCCGAATAATCCGCAGGATGTCGCCACTATGGACGCTTCAAAAAAAGCGATTCTAAAAGATATATTTTGGCAGATGAATACCATATCCTCACGAACCGAAACAAAGACCGAGGAAATTATCACCGAAACGGATGACGGTCACGGCAATATTGTTGAAACGAAAACGACGGTCACACGGACTTATCTGTATATATCGGTGGCTCATAAGACCGCCGGAGAAATGGCAGATAAATTCGGATTCAATGCAGATCAGCGCAAGCAGCTTGCGGAACTTCTTGCCGAAGAAAACCGCAGTATGTGGAGCGCGGTTCTTTATGGCATTTACACCGAGGACGGACAAATTGTTTCCGTTGCTCTCTCGCAGATTGGCAATGTGGGCGGTCAGCCGTATTGGAGTTGGTATGGCTTTGACAGCCGTGTGGAATGGTGCGCCTGTTTTGTTTCGTGGGCGGCGAATGAGTGCGGGTATATTGATAGTGGTATTATCCCGAAATTTGCAGGCTGCACAAACGGCGTGCAATGGTTTAAGGATAGAGGTCAATGGATTGACAACAGCGCCACGCCGTCGCCGGGTATGATTATCTTTTTCGATTGGAACAACAAGGGTTCGTCCGGTCCGCAGGACGGGCTATCCGACCATGTAGGAATTGTCGAACGAGTTGAGGACGGAATTATTTATACCATAGAGGGCAATTCCGGGGATTCCTGCCGGGAAAATCATTATGCCGTAGGGCATTATGAATTCCTCGGTTACGGAGTGCCTGCGTATTAA
- a CDS encoding helix-turn-helix domain-containing protein, with product MHKEPETLGEILKTARMRADITMETLAERVDITERYLYRIENEGKKPSFDVLYKLIRELAIPADSIFYPEKPSKDSEIENLVRMLYGCNERSMEIIKATVKATLESQPKEQS from the coding sequence GTGCATAAAGAACCTGAAACGCTTGGAGAAATCCTTAAAACTGCTCGTATGCGTGCCGATATTACAATGGAAACGCTGGCGGAAAGAGTTGATATTACCGAGCGATACTTATATCGGATTGAGAACGAGGGAAAGAAACCCAGTTTTGATGTCCTCTATAAACTCATCCGGGAACTTGCAATACCAGCGGATTCGATTTTCTATCCCGAAAAGCCGTCCAAAGATTCCGAAATAGAAAATCTTGTCCGTATGCTTTACGGCTGTAATGAGCGTTCAATGGAAATTATCAAAGCAACCGTAAAAGCCACATTGGAAAGTCAACCAAAAGAACAATCATAA
- a CDS encoding RNA polymerase sigma factor produces the protein MSKEIEKMTAIYEKHKNTMYAVALKILKNPQDAEDAVHNTIPPIMRNLDAIKDVDSKDCIYYVTMAVKHMSFNMIRDRHIQTVSLSDIEYEFASDENIAESVIIDESCKIIYQNIKSMPAEYRDVLILHLYYELSTSQISDFLNRKHGTVKSQLTRGKKLLKARLKEDGYER, from the coding sequence ATGAGTAAAGAAATTGAAAAAATGACCGCCATTTATGAAAAGCATAAAAACACAATGTATGCAGTCGCATTGAAAATATTAAAAAATCCGCAGGATGCAGAGGACGCAGTACATAATACAATCCCCCCGATTATGCGAAATTTAGATGCGATAAAAGATGTTGACAGCAAAGATTGTATATATTATGTGACAATGGCGGTAAAACATATGTCGTTTAATATGATACGGGACAGACATATTCAAACGGTCTCCTTGTCAGACATTGAGTATGAATTTGCAAGTGATGAAAACATTGCTGAAAGTGTTATTATAGACGAAAGCTGCAAAATCATCTATCAGAATATAAAAAGTATGCCTGCCGAATATCGGGATGTGCTAATCCTCCATTTGTATTACGAATTATCCACATCGCAGATTTCGGATTTTCTGAACAGAAAACACGGCACCGTAAAATCACAGCTCACTCGTGGAAAAAAGCTGCTGAAAGCTCGATTAAAGGAGGATGGATATGAACGATAA
- a CDS encoding class B sortase: MKSKYLMFGAAACAALFLFSGVMLWRQYADEKQSAEAFDKIAALVEAETPSADEPQESEPPQPEQTAFEKYAVVYEQNSDFVGWISIERTNIDYPVMQTIDNPNYYLKHSFEKQYSDYGVPYVQENCDLGLSDNCVIYGHHMNNGSMFADLCKYTDEDFYREHKTIRFDTLSGFGEYEVIVAFKTVAYSEQGFKYYHFVNAGSAGDFNTYIAKCKELALYDTGVSAEYGDKLITLSTCEYSRQNGRMVVVAKQVIPPAVEVDGDET; encoded by the coding sequence ATGAAAAGCAAATATCTGATGTTCGGGGCGGCCGCTTGTGCCGCCCTTTTCCTTTTCTCCGGCGTTATGCTCTGGCGGCAGTATGCAGACGAAAAGCAGAGCGCCGAAGCCTTTGACAAGATCGCCGCGCTTGTGGAGGCCGAAACGCCGTCCGCCGACGAGCCGCAGGAATCTGAACCTCCGCAGCCTGAACAAACCGCTTTTGAAAAGTACGCTGTGGTGTATGAACAGAACAGCGATTTTGTGGGCTGGATTTCGATAGAGAGGACAAACATCGACTATCCCGTTATGCAGACGATTGACAACCCGAACTACTACCTGAAACACAGCTTTGAAAAGCAGTACAGTGATTACGGCGTGCCCTATGTGCAGGAAAACTGCGACCTCGGTTTATCCGACAACTGCGTAATTTACGGCCATCACATGAATAACGGCAGTATGTTTGCCGATCTCTGCAAGTACACGGACGAGGATTTTTACAGAGAACACAAAACAATCCGTTTTGATACGCTGTCCGGCTTTGGCGAATATGAGGTTATCGTAGCTTTCAAAACCGTCGCCTATTCTGAACAAGGTTTTAAGTATTACCACTTTGTCAATGCGGGTAGCGCGGGGGATTTCAACACCTATATCGCCAAATGCAAGGAGCTTGCTTTATACGATACGGGCGTTTCTGCCGAATACGGCGATAAGCTGATTACGCTTTCCACCTGCGAATACAGCCGTCAAAACGGCAGAATGGTCGTTGTTGCAAAACAGGTTATTCCTCCCGCCGTGGAGGTGGACGGCGATGAAACCTAA
- a CDS encoding diguanylate cyclase, translated as MSKRSIRIAACIGGLGNEYQTPLLKSITKACNSHDFKLNVFYSFADEWSGKKSREGDRSIYELVNFSQFDGLILFNITLQDPELVQGLKHRAQEEGLPVVCVDGAEQDCCNITINYDNAVEMMTRHFVEAHGFTKINYLGGEEEYPVSRIRREAYERVLRECGIPVEPSRELIGSFWDEPAYRAVLRYYSEQGEMPEAFVCANDEMAIGAVRALEQLGFRVPQDVCVSGLDGVSKALNFCPSITTAQPDLDAAGRLAVERLAQVLAGQQESSGQEHVGCIPHFQESCGCASFSGAVNSEVKEELYQKLEQMQHYLKWVNGSVESITAEETAQGVVDRLGEVAQQFWTGKCWFCVCDDFYRELFGMTGASPYPVKGFSNTIRTLVCCRDHILEQAYDFSRLDLLPNYDYEVESCGAILFVPMHFQDRIIGYIAVEYSDIVMDLSLLSNLVCSVSVVLENARTRVQLQKMIDQLQCATVRDPMTELMNRRGFYNHAIKLFAACAEEGAQFMSISLDLDGLKEINDTYGHQEGDSAIRAFARFLDGFSSDTCVVARFGGDEFVMAGRFQESMHPITIVHTLQSKLNEYNRTSGRCYRIEMSSGFHVGVPDYNSTVDEWIALADEQMYTEKKDHHRRSRVRR; from the coding sequence ATGTCAAAACGCAGTATACGTATCGCAGCATGCATCGGGGGATTGGGGAACGAGTATCAGACGCCCCTGCTCAAAAGCATCACCAAAGCCTGTAACAGTCATGATTTTAAGCTGAATGTGTTTTATTCCTTTGCGGACGAATGGAGCGGAAAGAAGAGCCGGGAAGGGGACAGAAGCATTTATGAGCTGGTGAACTTCTCCCAGTTTGACGGACTGATCCTGTTTAATATCACGCTGCAGGATCCGGAGCTGGTGCAGGGTCTGAAGCACCGTGCCCAGGAGGAGGGTCTGCCTGTAGTGTGCGTGGACGGAGCGGAGCAGGATTGCTGCAACATCACCATCAATTATGACAATGCGGTGGAAATGATGACCCGCCATTTTGTAGAGGCTCATGGCTTTACTAAGATCAACTACCTGGGCGGGGAGGAGGAATATCCGGTTTCCCGGATCCGCCGGGAGGCATATGAGCGGGTGCTGCGGGAATGCGGCATTCCGGTAGAGCCAAGCCGGGAATTGATCGGCAGCTTCTGGGATGAGCCTGCGTACCGGGCGGTTCTCCGGTACTACAGCGAGCAGGGGGAAATGCCGGAGGCGTTCGTATGCGCCAACGATGAAATGGCGATCGGCGCAGTCCGGGCACTGGAGCAGCTTGGATTCCGGGTGCCGCAGGATGTATGTGTATCCGGGCTGGATGGGGTCAGCAAGGCGCTGAACTTCTGTCCTTCCATCACTACGGCGCAGCCGGATCTGGATGCCGCAGGCAGACTGGCAGTGGAGCGTCTGGCGCAGGTACTGGCAGGGCAGCAGGAGTCCTCCGGACAGGAGCATGTGGGTTGTATTCCCCACTTCCAGGAATCCTGCGGCTGTGCATCCTTTTCCGGTGCGGTAAACAGTGAGGTCAAGGAAGAACTGTACCAGAAGCTGGAGCAGATGCAGCATTATCTGAAATGGGTCAACGGCTCTGTGGAATCCATTACGGCGGAGGAAACGGCGCAGGGCGTTGTAGACAGACTGGGGGAAGTGGCACAGCAGTTCTGGACGGGAAAGTGCTGGTTCTGCGTGTGTGATGACTTCTACCGGGAGTTGTTTGGCATGACCGGTGCCAGCCCCTATCCGGTGAAGGGCTTCTCCAACACCATCCGCACTTTGGTGTGCTGCCGGGATCACATTCTGGAGCAGGCGTATGATTTCAGCCGGCTGGATCTGCTGCCCAATTATGATTACGAGGTGGAAAGCTGCGGCGCCATTCTCTTTGTACCCATGCACTTCCAGGATCGGATCATTGGCTATATCGCTGTTGAATACTCCGATATTGTCATGGATCTGTCCCTGTTGAGCAATCTGGTATGCAGCGTCAGCGTGGTGCTGGAAAATGCCAGAACCCGGGTGCAACTGCAAAAAATGATTGACCAGCTGCAGTGTGCAACTGTGCGGGATCCCATGACGGAGCTGATGAACCGCCGGGGCTTTTACAACCATGCCATTAAGCTCTTTGCCGCCTGCGCAGAGGAAGGGGCACAGTTTATGTCCATTTCCTTGGATCTGGACGGACTCAAGGAGATCAACGATACCTACGGGCATCAGGAGGGGGACAGCGCCATCCGTGCCTTTGCCCGGTTCCTGGACGGCTTTTCCTCGGACACCTGCGTGGTGGCACGGTTCGGCGGAGATGAATTTGTCATGGCAGGCAGATTCCAGGAGTCCATGCACCCCATTACCATTGTGCATACCCTGCAAAGCAAGCTGAATGAATACAACCGCACCTCCGGCAGATGCTACCGGATCGAAATGAGCAGCGGCTTCCATGTAGGCGTGCCGGATTACAATTCCACGGTGGATGAGTGGATCGCTCTGGCGGATGAACAGATGTATACGGAAAAAAAGGATCACCACCGCCGCAGCCGGGTGAGAAGATAA